CAATGCAATTAATTGTTCGGTAACGATGCACACGTCGTGCTTCGTTGATGCTACGCCGCGCTACGTCGATGCTCACGCTTCGCTACTCCGATGCTACGCCGCGCTACGTTGATGCTACGCCTCGTTACGTCCATGCTACGCCGCGCTATTTCGATGCTACGTAGATGCTCACGCCGCGCTACGTCAGGGCTCACGCTGTGCTACGCTTTTcgatacatacacatacacgATAGTCGCATGTAATCGCCTTGCCTGATGGTGTTGCGACCGCGACCCTGTCTGCCCAGTAGTCTAGAATTAactataattttacattttgtatcaTGAAACAATTGATTATGAACACGACAAATGTCATAAACTGACTTTTACTCAGGGTCAAATCTagtatttaagtacctacattctaattattagaatctgaaattgCCTCTCCGCAGTATGTTAGCGTGGTGATCACTCCCCAATCCGTTCTTACACGTCAAGagacctgtgcccagcagtgccgtattatccataaggcactttaggccagtgcctaggggcccactatgtccaggggcccaccaccaaagtaggcatctaaaaaaaaagctcgatacATTTTTCACCGAATGAAAGAAGTGGGggcccttggttcaagttatttacTTGAACCAagggcccccactcctttgttgcctcgaggctTCGGGGCCCCTGTGCCCCTAGGTCCGGCCCTGGTGCCTAGTAAGGGGACGTGTCTGATTATATGTAACCCTAAGCTATGTGTACGTGTGGGACAGGTAGCGGACCTCCGCTTCGAGGGCTGGGGCAGCAGCAAGcgcgcggcgcgtgcggcggcggcgcgcgcgtgcCTGTCCGCGCTGCTGGCGCGCGCCGGCCGCGTGCTGCCCGCGCCCTCCGCGCTGCCCGACTTCACCAGCGACGACGCCGACCCGCACGCCGACACCCACGCAGGtaacacacacgcacacatacaccTACAGCTACAGCTAGCAGATAGTTACcggcgctgaccttcacctgcgcagaagtgattgtttgtgtcccttttgcggtatgaagtgcagtgattgtcccgcagcgcatcgcgtcataacCGGAGTGAGGGTTTCGTTGAAagtcgttctttgctgcagttgcatgcacctcaagacggctcaagattggcgttttattttgtcatgtgtgtacgatgcgcaaagcgatgcccactcttccgccgagcgctcaagatccgtacCGGTAACTATACTAACTTACAGCCTGTGTTAAATACTCAACTTGTGGACTATACTTATACGATATCACACGGCCATCAGCCACAAAAGGAATAGTTAATTCTCATTTTTCTCAGTCTGGCCTCACTAATTCTGACTCCCCTTGCAGACCTTGTTAGGATTCATACAACTGACTGCTCCTCGCTCTCATTTCTGACCGTCGAAGTGCTAGCACCGACTGACGCGTCCTGTACGACTTGGTTCCATCGTCGTCGTGGTAATGCCACTGATCGCGGAATACCAGTTTTAtattccacgtttttatacactcacttttttgtttgtgtgtttgtcgttccggttgaatttccaatcaattttgaggcacttcccgataagctagcaggcagaaattttcagggtagcttcaattcggatgacaatgcaatttactactttaaaaaccactggaccgattttgataaaatttcaatggAGTAACattgggtatttagatttttttaatctattattttaccAAGTTTAGTCCAGACCAACTAATCTACTATAGTATCGTGAGTATTATGTGGTGTTATAACATAGTGCGACATGTTGCAGTGTCGCAGCTGCAGTGCGTGGCCCCGCTggagcccgcgcccgcgccccccccACACAACGGGGACCAGCAGGTGGACGTTGCAGGTCAGTACATAGCTTTAGTACCTATTGGTATACGTCACGactaattatacttatttttagggtttcttaTCCAGAATGATAGTTAGGAGGGGGAGGGAggacattttttcttacatttgactatttctgattaatttcgttgcggtttccaaggcagttaattctACCTCCTGGGACACACTGAACTTAAgtgtttcattgtagatcctggcttataGGAGTTGCAATgccgggcatgtgtggcgggctagtcccagaAAGGAATGGGAGTAAAACGGAACCTTATTTCGGAAATTCTGGTGTTTGTTcgtgtgtctgtctgtcaccaggctatacaTCACGTAATACTGaaacgtgatagctagacagtttgaaatttgaactgatgatgtttttctgttgcctttaaaacaagaataataagTTGAGTAATGCTACGGTCGTAAATTTGATGGATCTCTAATTGGTGTCTGACACCAGAAGTACCAGTTTCGAGTCCTATtcaagatttcaatatttttcaaaaagagTCGATACATATGATAACGTATTCGCGAGTTGTGTACACCAGAGCCCCCGCCGGCCCCGGCCCCGGTGCCCGCAGCGGCCCCCTTGGCCCCcgcggccccggccccggcccccACGGGCCCCGGGGGCCCGGCCCCGCCGGTGTCCGTGTTCGGCAGCGCGGCCCCGGCGGCCGCCATCAAGTCGCCCATCAACGTGCTCTACGAGAACTACTCGGGGCTGACGTTCTCCTGCACCTTCGGGGACGGAACGCCGCTTAACACCGCACAAGGTTAGTTAcctttattactagctgttgcccgcgacttcgttcgcgtggttagaatataagttaggaatttttgaacggaagctctcgaagatgaataattttccctgatttttctacattttacACTGTATCCTCGCTcttattagtcacagcgtgatgatatatagcctaaaaccttcctcgatgaatggtctattcatagataatttctcaatttgaatcagtagttcctgagatgagcgagacccttcagctttatatattagtatagaagtatagatagattattgttcttattatatgaataataattttgtaaacggtatgacagcgtgctgctggggagtttgttgctctgtttcttctctcacagcaatagcacttaggaagcggtgaagggtgggcgaaactgggtgctgtccaatgtaacctgaccttcaaaaactgctacttagtagcctaatctgaataaatgacttttgattttgattttgaatggcGTCCTCTCTGTATATGGATTCAGTCAGGAATAGCTTACTCCTCGATAAGTGAAACTCAAGTAAAAAGGTCAAACGACCGAAGTCGAATACGTCACTAATCGGTAAAAAGTCACCCACCACTTTTATGATGACAATTTGGtgacaaatatacatttttatatttctggCGTCTACTGCCTGTTAGTGGCTGTAAGTCTTTCAtgttcttacaaataaataacgcaATGCCAATTATAACGCTTAACTCACGgtctggttccatgaggcccagaacagagaatcgtggaaagatttgggggaggcctttgcccagcagttgGGCACAGTGGGCTAGATGAAAAACGCCAATTATCATACTATCGTCGATTCTGAAACGGTACAATGCGAGTGTGAGTGTCTGATAGTATCGTAGTGTCTGACTCTATCCCCCGTATGTACGCAGCGCCCCTGCAGCTGAGCCACAGCATGCGCTTCAAGGTGGTGTGCACCATCAAGGACCAGAAGTTTGAGGGCTACGGTGAGTgctacacacacacacacacacatacacgtACACACACAGGTCTCTTGCAGTCGGTACTATCAGTTGGTCAAGCAGGGCTTTAGTTACGACGTTAATGATATCGCACAAATGAATGAAATCTAAAtctataagtttttatttgaaatacgaAAAAgacgtaaaatataataattatgtctgCAAAGTGTTTTTGTATGACGTCAGAttgaaaggtatggaagaagttGCGCCGaccgtaaataaaaaaaatgataagcaAAGGTGAAtgatatagtttttgtttgacgTAAAGCCCTATTTAGGCTCTTTCAAAGCATAAATATTGATGACCGTAGTACGCGATtctaaaatgacattatttttaggAGAACCTGTAAGATACTCCATAAGGCCCTTTGACATTCGCACTTGTGTTTGTTGACAAGGTATTTTGTGTTACCCAAGCAGTCCGCTATCCGTCCCCCACACGTACAGCCATACTTTATCTAGCCCTGTCTGGGTGTGAGCAGGGTCCAGCAAGAAGCTGGCGaagctggcggcggcgcgcgcggcgctggCGGTGCTGGAgcaggcgggcgcggcgccgcccaGCGCGGGGCTCGCGCCCGCCGGCATGCTGCAGCAGACGCTCGCCGACCACATCGGCAAGTATGTACACAGTATACGGTCTCTGTATGTCCTTACACACTCCGTTCAAGTTTAGACAATtgtaatcttctaatatataaaattcccgtgtcacgatgttagttaccgacgcggttcgaccgatttttatgaaattttgtatacatattgggtaggtctgagaatagaacaacatctatttttcaaacacCTAattgataagggttgctcacactaaaaaaatatattttatttttaggacgaaattgtttgtttttttttataatgtggcactaaaaatatagacaactagaaaaaaatattcggcaaaacaacgtttgctgggtcagctagtaagtTATTATAAGTCGTAATTTGAGTACTGGAAATTGACAGAAAATGTGACCTACTTCACACCGGCTACATAGAAAAGTTCAGATCTGTACCCACAAGGCATCTGAAGTTTGTAATACTAATGCTTCATTAACACTAGAAAGACCGGCATTCGTCTGCTA
This sequence is a window from Trichoplusia ni isolate ovarian cell line Hi5 chromosome 8, tn1, whole genome shotgun sequence. Protein-coding genes within it:
- the LOC113496601 gene encoding RISC-loading complex subunit TARBP2-like isoform X2, encoding MGAINNEDGEPPAKRPAPTIRVGAGFKWNLQTLAAAADAVALGGKSPVSALNELGVRVAYSVLRAGGPAHCPSFHVAVTVADLRFEGWGSSKRAARAAAARACLSALLARAGRVLPAPSALPDFTSDDADPHADTHAVSQLQCVAPLEPAPAPPPHNGDQQVDVAGQYIALVPIGIRHD
- the LOC113496601 gene encoding RISC-loading complex subunit TARBP2-like isoform X1 — encoded protein: MRRLHKRRYDKYYGEPPAKRPAPTIRVGAGFKWNLQTLAAAADAVALGGKSPVSALNELGVRVAYSVLRAGGPAHCPSFHVAVTVADLRFEGWGSSKRAARAAAARACLSALLARAGRVLPAPSALPDFTSDDADPHADTHAVSQLQCVAPLEPAPAPPPHNGDQQVDVAGQYIALVPIGIRHD